Proteins from a single region of Pseudorasbora parva isolate DD20220531a chromosome 22, ASM2467924v1, whole genome shotgun sequence:
- the si:dkey-93h22.8 gene encoding peroxisome proliferator-activated receptor gamma coactivator-related protein 1: MAAPHGVKLKDLKCDFTDNAAAQAHQDAQVEFDLDVGRISEALHGSLDPSILSIFQEKTLTDSVESEASLLSALSEILDSVDVETLSPFDLLPDAEIFSARHGSNHTFRNLLTQSAPDQCLKISQSPASKSGKEAVASDRQLRPRRQSEIPKETRIRRSFRIESDAIFSQDGHELLAELVRHMHPYCIRPDPEKSIRSVSAKEEEEEEEEEEFVDVEAYEEQENLLNQSGPGLDLLPEGQSSPSLISEADRDKNAEPNAQFKSVLKKSVASLVKSSGERRRKKTVTFAVNLTCVYELPPESTSCGNDITSPQKPRSLSLQEYRLLRQNKQPLEDKRMDYRTKWPSLPELPRELPPILPELFKSGTNPKLNAYSGAMAKVRIRASREIPRHAGATLRKVADLSIDPPNPVLVPLRPTLSVINMSQAQSDTAEPLDSEPNVGLAEVTPGILAPGSSAGSEPLAPGSSAGSEPLAPGSSAGSEPLAPGSAAGSETLAPGSSAGSEPLAPGSSAGSEPLAPGSSAGSEPLASGSAAGSEPLAPGSSDRSEPLAPGSAAGSEPLAPGSAAGSEPLAPGSSAGSEPLAPGSSAGSEPLASGSAAGSEPLAPGSSDRSEPLAPGSAAGSEPLAPGSAAGSEPLAPGSAAGSEPLAQRSRPQNRTCGEIGIEAVDLTSLLEQFETQASEGQMLPDVSPDEHPDQRQTDLSSTAGLTPPATPPHQVWRPLVPLKGTKHESIKPKTIQIIEPRPLPPSKTHSKPSLPTFPPALNPAQAFLDHDYCVTQGIRTSFDSHSSPYDCRKSSEATHLPSSVLLSPDSSPCRPDVFEEAESLRGRSLRFSRSPSPLDRGRVKRRGYDGGYHRSNSSSRSSCSSCSSSSSSSSRSRSRSPPRKRYRHSESSSSSRSSSRSSSRSPPRKRGRRCSRSRSRSQTRSRSRSLCRSGSPEPDWSESPCTWTSRRQKELNRIREEARKVRQQKAIEERRVVYVGGIRGNMEPSDLKDRFSLFGEVEDCTIHLRSRGDNYGFVTYYSRDDAYAAIENGSKLRRSDELPFDLCFGGRRQFCKSNYADLDSNRDGDPESRSRCESFDFDALLKQAQRGQKR, translated from the exons ATGGCGGCGCCGCATGGCGTAAAACTGAAGGATTTAAAGTGTGATTTCACGGACAATGCAGCAGCACAAGCGCACCAGGACGCTCAG GTTGAATTTGATCTAGACGTTGGAAGGATCTCTGAAGCTCTCCACGGAAGCCTGGATCCTTCGATTTTATCCATCTTTCAGGAAAAGACGCTGACTGACAGTGTGGAAAGCGAGGCTTCCCTTCTGTCTGCGCTGAGTGAGATTTTGGACAGCGTGGATGTGGAGACGTTGTCCCCGTTTGATCTGCTTCCAGATGCGGAGATTTTCTCAGCTCGGCACGGTTCAAACCACACG TTCAGGAATCTTCTGACCCAGTCGGCACCAGATCAATGCCTCAAAATCTCACAATCACCAGCCTCAAAGTCAGGAAAA GAGGCGGTGGCTTCAGACCGACAGCTGAGACCCCGTCGGCAAAGCGAGATCCCGAAGGAAACCCGGATCCGAAGAAGCTTCCGCATCGAATCCGACGCCATATTCTCACAGGACGGACATGAGCTACTGGCGGAGCTGGTGAGACACATGCATCCGTACTGCATCCGGCCGGATCCGGAGAAAAGCATCCGGAGTGTGTCCGcgaaagaggaggaggaggaggaggaggaggaggagtttGTGGATGTAGAGGCTTACGAAGAACAGGAGAACCTTCTTAACCAATCAGGACCAGGATTAGACCTGCTTCCCGAAGGACAAAGCAGCCCATCCCTGATTTCCGAAGCGGATCGGGATAAAAACGCAGAGCCAAACGCACAGTTTAAGAGTGTTTTAAAGAAAAGTGTGGCATCTTTGGTCAAATCCAGCGGCGAAAGGCGGAGGAAGAAAACCGTCACTTTCGCGGTAAATCTAACTTGCGTTTACGAGCTTCCCCCTGAGTCTACTTCCTGTGGAAACGACATCACTTCCCCTCAGAAGCCCAGATCGCTCAGTCTGCAGGAGTACCGACTCCTCAGACAGAACAAACAACCGCTTGAAGACAAACGGATGGACTATCGAACAAAATGGCCATCGCTTCCCGAACTTCCCAGGGAGCTTCCGCCCATCTTGCCGGAGTTGTTTAAATCTGGCACAAATCCGAAGCTAAACGCTTATTCTGGTGCGATGGCAAAAGTGAGGATACGAGCGTCCCGGGAAATCCCACGCCACGCCGGCGCCACGCTCCGAAAGGTTGCGGATCTTTCTATTGACCCTCCAAATCCGGTTTTAGTGCCCTTAAGACCCACATTATCAGTGATAAACATGAGCCAAGCCCAATCAGACACAGCAGAACCGCTGGATTCGGAGCCAAATGTTGGACTCGCAGAGGTCACGCCTGGGATTTTGGCTCCGGGGTCATCAGCCGGATCAGAACCTTTGGCTCCGGGGTCATCAGCTGGATCAGAACCTTTGGCTCCGGGGTCATCAGCTGGATCAGAACCTTTGGCTCCGGGGTCAGCAGCCGGATCAGAAACTTTGGCTCCGGGGTCATCAGCTGGATCAGAACCTTTGGCTCCGGGGTCATCAGCTGGATCAGAACCTTTGGCTCCGGGGTCATCAGCTGGATCAGAACCTTTGGCTTCGGGGTCAGCAGCCGGATCAGAACCTTTGGCTCCGGGGTCATCAGACAGATCAGAACCTTTGGCTCCGGGGTCAGCAGCCGGATCAGAACCTTTGGCTCCGGGGTCAGCAGCTGGATCAGAACCTTTGGCTCCGGGGTCATCAGCTGGATCAGAACCTTTGGCTCCGGGGTCATCAGCTGGATCAGAACCTTTGGCTTCGGGGTCAGCAGCCGGATCAGAACCTTTGGCTCCGGGGTCATCAGACAGATCAGAACCTTTGGCTCCGGGGTCAGCAGCCGGATCAGAACCTTTGGCTCCGGGGTCAGCAGCTGGATCAGAACCTTTGGCTCCGGGGTCAGCAGCCGGATCAGAACCTTTGGCTCAAAGGAGTCGGCCGCAGAACCGGACCTGTGGAGAGATTG GGATTGAAGCCGTGGATCTAACCAGCCTTTTGGAGCAGTTTGAGACTCAAG CATCCGAAGGCCAGATGCTTCCTGACGTTTCCCCGGATGAGCATCCGGATCAGCGGCAGACAGACCTCAGCAGCACTGCAG GTCTAACTCCGCCCGCCACACCTCCACATCAGGTCTGGAGGCCACTAGTGCCGCTCAAAGGGACGAAACATGAATCTATAAAGCCTAAAACCATTCAGATCATCGAACCCCGCCCATTGCCGCCCAGCAAAACTCATTCAAAACCTTCCCTTCCCACCTTCCCTCCTGCGTTGAATCCCGCTCAGGCTTTCCTGGACCATGATTACTGTGTGACTCAGGGCATTAGGACGTCTTTCGACTCGCATTCGAGTCCTTACGATTGCAGGAAGTCATCCGAGGCGACACATCTGCCCAGTTCGGTGCTGCTTTCTCCTGACAGCTCCCCCTGCAGGCCGGATGTGTTTGAGGAGGCGGAGTCTCTGAGGGGGCGGTCCTTGCGCTTCTCACGGTCTCCGAGCCCATTGGACCGCGGGAGGGTGAAGAGGCGGGGTTATGATGGAGGATACCACCGCTCCAACTCCAGTTCAAGGTCGTCTTGCTCCTCttgttcttcatcatcatcgtcgTCATCTCGCTCCAGGTCTCGTTCGCCACCCAGAAAAAG GTACAGGCATTCAGAAAGCAGTTCCTCctcgcgctccagttcacgctCGTCTTCTCGCTCTCCTCCTCGCAAGCGTGGACGCCGCTGCTCCAGATCACGCTCCAGATCTCAAACCAGATCACGCTCCAGATCTTTATGTCGCTCTGGTTCGCCTGAGCCGGACTGGAGTGAGTCTCCCTGCACATGGACGag CCGCAGACAGAAGGAGCTGAACCGGATTCGAGAAGAGGCTCGTAAAGTCCGGCAGCAGAAAGCCATC GAGGAGCGTAGGGTTGTGTATGTGGGAGGAATCCGCGGGAACATGGAGCCTTCTGACCTCAAAGATCGATTCTCGCTCTTCGGGGAGGTGGAGGATTGCACCATCCACCTCAGGAGTCGCGG AGACAACTATGGCTTTGTGACGTATTACAGCAGAGACGACGCTTACGCCGCCATCGAGAACGGGAGTAAACTGAGGCGCTCAGACGAGCTCCCCTTTGACCTTTGCTTCGGCGGGAGACGCCAGTTCTGTAAATCCAACTATGCAGATTTAG ATTCCAACCGGGACGGCGATCCCGAATCCAGGAGCCGATGCGAGTCGTTCGATTTCGACGCGTTGCTGAAACAGGCTCAGAGAGGACAGAAGAGGTAG